The Streptomyces sp. NBC_01276 genome contains the following window.
CGCATGGCCGGGTCGGCGAGCGGATCGCTCCACACCCAGCGGGTGGTCACCAGGGTGTGGATCACCGACTCGGTGTCCATCACCCGTCCGGGCCGGCGCGGGACGAGTCCGGCGAGGAGCTCCACCGGGCCGCTGTCGGTGGGGAGGCGGTTCGGGGCGGCGGTGATCGCGTCGAACTCGGAGATCCACTGCGCGGCGGGTACGGCGGCGAAGCGCCGCGTCAGGTGCGCGGCGACCTCCTCGGTCCGCCCGCGGGCCAGCTGGTGGTACATCTGCTGCACCGGCTTCCCCTCGCCGCGGTAGTACTCGGCGAGGAGTTCGTGCGCCGCGTCCCACCCGTCGGGGCGGGCGGCCAGCCGCCACAGGAGCAGCCGGCGCAGCCACGGGTGCAGTACGGGGACGACGGCGACGGGCCCGGTCAGCAGCCAGCGGGAGCGGATCTCCCCGAACAGGGAGTCGTCGGGGCTGAGCAGCCGCGTGGCGACGGAGAAGTCCCGTGCGGCGGCGCATTCGGCGAGCGCGGCGCGCTGGGTGTCGTCGAAGTCGCGCAGGAGGTGGCCGAGGGCCGTGTCGGCGAGGGTGGCGGACTCCTCCCCGGAGCGCAACGGCCGGTCGGGCAGGGTGCGCAGCCAGCGGTCCTGCCGGGGGCCGGAGTCGGGGGGCGGCCCGGCCTGGCGCAGTACGTCCAGTACCTGGTGGACGGCGCGCGGCAGCCCTCCGGTCAGCCGGTGCACGAAGGAGGTGAGGCGGGTCAGCGGGGCCAGGTCGCCGTTCCCGCCGAGCTGGAGCTCTATCCGGATCCGCACCTCGTCCAGGTTGAGGTCGCGCAGGCGCAACGGGTACCACCAGGTGTCCTCGCTGTCGCGGGTGGGCCGGTGGGCGTTCCAGTCGGACAGGGAGGCCCGGTCGGGACCGCGCAGCTGCCAGGGCCAGGAGTCGCCGGTGGCCGGGCCCCAGCGGGGCAGCCAGCGGTTGGAGCTGGCGACGACGGTCAGCGGGTCGCTGGCATGGCCGGCCACGACCGTCTCGTCGTGCCGGGAGCGCACCAGCAGGTCGAGGAAGCGGCGGCCGTACCCGGTGTGGGAGTTGTCGAGGAGCAGCAGGTAGGAGCGGGGCATGAAACTGCGGGCCGAATTGCGTCTGAGGTCCTCCAGGAACGCGGAGAACAGGACGAGGTCGAGCCGCTCCTGCTCGTTCTCGTCACCCTCGTGACGCCAGAGGTTGAGCTCCACGAGGGCTTCCATGGGGTCCGCGCTGCGGGTCATGGGGTGGCGTCCGTACCAGTGGGCCCCGGAGGTCAGCCGGCTGCCCAGCCTGCCGCCGAACAGGCCGGGCATGGTGCGGCGGCCGCGCCGCAGGGCGTCCTGGAAGAGGGCGAGGGCGGCGGTCGAGGCGCCTTCGGGCATCCCGACCGCGCCCATCCCCACCTCGAAGAAAGCGGCCAGGTAATCCCCGTGCCGGGCCTCGTTCTCCTCCTGGAACCGGTCGAGCTGGCGCTGCACCGCGCGCCGGCCCTCGGCGAGGCTGCGCATGCGCAGCTCCTGGTCGGAGGCGAGCAGGCCCAGGCTGAGCAGCGGGAAGTGGGAGCGCCCGTAGCGGGGCAGCTTGCGTTCGAGCTGGCGGGCCAGGAGCCCGAGGGCGTAGCGCGGCAGCAGGGACTGGGCCCCGCCGAAATTGACGAAGGCGAAGGGGTAGTCGGGCCCGAAGTGCTCCATGAGCGCGCTGTGCGCCTCGCTGGCCCCGCTGCCCGCCGGCCCGAGGAGCATGGTCAGGGGCCGTTCGGCAGCCGGGTCCTCCTTCAGGCACGCGTCGACGAGCGACAGGATGCCGCTCCGGCCCCGCAGGCCCATGCCCGTGCCCGGCTCCATCACGTGTGATCCCCCCCAGGACGACGCTTCCGAGGAGTAGAGACTGCCATCCGGACCGGGAGTCAGACAGGGTTTTCCCCTCCTTGATTCGGTCCGGTCGCATCCGCGCAGGTGCCGCGGGGTTCCGGGCCCGGGGGAGGGGCCGGCGGCCGGCCCGTGACGAGGGCCCCGACGTGCGCGGCGTGGGCCGCTGACCGAGATTGGATGTATCCGTTCCACCTGCCCGAGGAGACGCCCGTGTCCGCGCAGACCCCCGGGGCCTCCGGCCCGACAGGTGAGCAGTGGGAGCTGCGCCACGGCGGCCAGAGCGCCGTCGTGGTGGAACTCGGCGGCGCCCTGCGCCACTACGAGGCGGACGGCCGGCCCCTGCTGGACGGGTTCGCCGCCGACGCCCCCGTCACCGCCGGGCGCGGGCAGCTGCTGGTGCCCTGGCCCAACCGGGTGGGCGGGGGCCGCTACCGGTTCGACGGCACGGACCTGCAACTCCCGCTCAGCGAACCGGAGCACCACAACGCGATCCACGGACTGCTGCGCTGGACCCCCTGGCGCCTGCTCGACCGCTCCGGCGACGCGCTGCGGGCCGGCACCACGCTCCACCCCCAGCCCGGGTACCCCTTCCAGCTGGAGGTGACCGCCGACTACCGGCTCACGGACGAAGGCCTGGAGGTCCTGGTCCGCGCCACCAACACCGGCACCGCGCGGGCGCCGTACGGCGTGGGGCAGCACCCCTACCTGACGGTCGGCACCGGCCCGGTCGACGCGGCGCTGCTCACCGTGCCCGCCCGCTTCCGGCTGCGCACCGACGACGCGGGTCTGCCGGTCGGCGAGGAGCCCGTCGAGGGCACGGAGTACGACTTCCGCACCCCCCGCCCCATCGGCTCGCAGCACCTGGACACCGCCTTCACCGGACTCGACCGCGACGGGGACGGCCGGGCCGTGGTCCGGCTGGCCCACCCCTCGGGGCGGCACGGTACGGACGTATGGCTCGGCGAGGGCACCCGGTGCGTGCAGGTCTACACCGGTGACACCCTGGCGGAGCCCGAGCGGCGCCGCGGGGTGGCCGTGGAGGCCATGTCCTGCCCGGCGGACGCCTTCCGCACGGGCACCGATCTGACGGTCCTGGAGCCCGGGGCCCGGCACGTGCTCCGCTGGGGCCTGAGCCCGTGGGGCAGCCCCGGCTGAACGGGACCGGACGGCGGCGACGTACCCGGCACACCCCCAGCGTCGGCGGGAAGGCGGCGATCCGATGGCCCGGCACCACGAACCCCCGGCCGGCCGGCGCATGAGCGCGCAGGACTTCCGGGCACTGTACGAGAGGCTCCGCGCGGCGGGCCGCTCCGGCCGGGATCCGGACGGCCGGCCCGGGGCGCTGCGCCACCTGACCCCCGAACGCGTCGCGGCGGCGGCCGCCGAGGTCCGGCTCGGTCACACGGTCTCCCTCGCCGCGCCGATCGGGACCCGGCCGGGTCCGGACGATCCCGAGCCCGCCGAGTACCGGGTGACCGGGCCCGCCCCCGGGGAGGCCGGCGCGGACGGTCTGCACTTCGCCCTCGACCGCTTCGCCATGAACGTCCACGGGGACGCCGACAGCCACCTCGACGCGCTCAACCACGTGATCTTCGACGGAGAGCTGTACGGCGGGGTCCCGGCGGGGGACACGGCGGTGGTCCCGGCGGGGGACACGGCGGTGGTCCCGGCCGGGGACACGGCGGCGCAGGGCGCCCGCCGGCTCTCCCTCGACGCGGTCCGCGACGGCATCGTGGGACGGGGCGTACTGCTGGACGTACCGCGGTCGCGGGGCGTGCCCTGGCTGGAGCCGGGGGAGCACGTGACGGCCGGGGACCTGACGGCCGCCGAGGCCGCCCAGGGCGTCCGGGTCGGCGCCGGGGACCTGCTGCTCGTCCGGGTGGGGCACCGGCGCCGCCGCGCGGAACTCGGGGCGTGGGAGGCGGCGCGGGCGAGGGCGGGCCTGCACCCGGACGCCCTGTCCTTCCTGGCGGAGCGCGAGGTCGCCGTCCTGGGCGGCGACGGCAACAACGACACCGCCCCCAGTGCGGTGGCGGACGTCGCCTTCCCCGTGCACGTCCTGGCGGTGCAGGCGATGGGCATGCACCTGATGGACTACCTGAGCTTCGAGGCGCTGGTCACGGCCTGTGAACGGGCAGGCCGCTGGAGCTTCCTGTGCGTGGTCGCCCCGCTGCGGCTGCCGGGCGCCACCGGGTCCCCCGTGAACCCGATCGCCGTGCTGTGACGGCGGTGCGCGCCGGTGCCGGCCCGGCCGGGTCGCCGTCCGGGGGAAGGGCGGCTACGTTCGAATGGGCGGACCCGCCCGGACTCCGCACCGCGGAGCGACAGGTTCTGGCGCGATGGCAGGACCGCGACCCCAAGGACGGTGGTCGACGTGGGCGACACTCCCCACTACGACGTCATCATCATCGGGACCGGCGCGGGCGGCGGTACCCTCGCCCACCGGCTGGCGCCGTCCGGCAAACGCGTCCTCCTCCTCGAACGCGGCGGCTACCTGCCGCGGGAGCGGGACAACTGGGACTCCACCGCGGTGTTCGTCAAGGGCAAGTACCGGGCCCCGGAGTTCTGGTTCGACAAGCACGGCGAAGCGTTCCCTCCCGAGGTCAACTACTACGTCGGCGGGAACACGAAGTTCTACGGAGCCGCCCTCTTCCGGCTGCGGCCCGAGGACTTCGGCGAGCTCCGCCACCACGGCGGCATCTCGCCCGCCTGGCCCCTGCGGTACGAGGACCTGGAGCCGTACTACACGCAGGCCGAGCACCTCTACCGCGTGCACGGGCGGCACGGGGAGGATCCCGGAGAGGGGCCGGTGAGCGCGCAGTACGCCTACCCGCCCGTCGAACACGAGCCGCGGATCCAGCAGTTGAGCGACGACCTGGAGAGGAAGGGGCTGCACCCCTTCCACCTGCCCATCGGGGTCGACCTCGTACAGGACGCCGACGGGCGGGCCGTTCCCTCCAGCGTCTGCATCCGCTGCAACCGGGTGGACGGCTTCCCCTGTCTGGTGCGGGGCAAGTCCGACGCCCAGGTGATCTGCGTGGAGCCCGCCCTGGAGTACTCCAACGTCGAACTGCTCACCCACGCCCACGTGGTCCGGCTGGAGACCGACACGACCGGTCGCAGCGTCACGGCCGTCGTCGTCAGGGGCGCCGACGGCTCCGAGAGCCGGTTCTCCGCGGACATCGTGGTCGTCTCCTGCGGGGCGGTCAACTCCGCGGCCCTGCTCCTGGCCTCGGCCAACGACCGCCACCCGCGCGGACTGGCCAACAGCTCCGACGTCGTGGGCCGCCACTACATGCGGCACAACAACCTGGCCCTGATGGCGGTGTCGAAGGAACCCAACGACACGCAGTTCCAGAAGACCCTCGCGCTGCACGACTGGTACCTGGGCGCTGACGACTGGGACCACCCGCTGGGCGGCATCCAGATGCTGGGCAAGTCGGACGCCGAGCAGATCCACGGCGAAGCCCCGCGCTGGGCCGGAGCGATCACCCCCGACATGCCGTTCGAGGTGCTGGCGCACCACGCCGTCGACTTCTGGCTGTGCGGCGAGGACCTCCCGATGCCCGACAACCGGGTCACCCTGGACCGCGAAGGCGCCATCCACCTCGCACTCGACGAGAAGAACAACACGGAGGGCCTGGAGCGGCTGCGGCACAAGCTCCAGGGCATGCTCGGGCACCTGGGCATGCACGAGCGGCACCTGCTGCCGCACAGCATCTACCTCCACAAGGGCATGCCGATCGGGGCCACCGCGCACCAGGCGGGCACCGTCCGGTTCGGCACGGACCCGGCCGCCTCCGCCCTGGACACCGACTGCAAGGCCCACGACCTCGACAACCTCTACGTGGTCGACACGAGCTTCTTCCCGAGCATCGGCGCGGTCAACCCGTCCCTGACGGCCATCGCCAACGCCCTGCGGGTCGGCGACCACCTCCTGGCCCGGCTGAACTGACCGCCCCGCCTCCTGGGCCGACCGGAGGAAGATCTTCGGCCGAACGGCCCAACCGGGGCCCGCCCGGCGGGCCCGTGGCGGCCGCCGCTGCTTGTGTGGGCCTTCGGTCGGTCCGGTCGCCCGGGACCGCGCATCGAGGAGGCAGCACGACGTGGATTCCACCGTGGGAGCACCGCAGGGTGTGATTCCGCCGCATCTGCTCAAGGGACAGAAGGCACTGGTCACCGGCGCCAACTCGGGCATCGGCAAGGCGACGGCCATCGGGCTCGGCAAGGCCGGTGCCGACGTGGTCGTGAACTACGTGGCCGACCGCGACTCCGCGGAGGAGGTGGTCCGCGAGATCACCTCGTACGGGGTGCGCGCGGCGGCCTACGAGGCGGACGTGTCCCAGGAGGACCAGGTCGTGGCCATGGTGGACCGGATGGTCCAGGAGTTCGGCACGATCGACATCATGGTCGCCAACGCCGGTCTGCAACGGGACGCCCCGTTCACCGAGATGACCCTCGCCCAGTGGCAGAAGGTGCTGGACGTCAACCTCACCGGCCAGTTCCTGTGCGCCCGTGAGGCGACGAAGGAGTTCATGCGGCGCGGTGTGGTCCCCGAGGTGTCCTGCGCCGCCGGGAAGATCATCTGCATGAGTTCGGTGCACCAGATCATCCCGTGGGCCGGACACGTCAACTACGCCTCCTCCAAGGGCGGCGTGCAGATGATGATGGAGACCCTGGCCCAGGAGCTCGCACCGCACCGGATCCGGGTGAACGCGGTCGCCCCCGGGGCCATCAAGACGCCCATCAACCGCGACGCCTGGGAGACCCCGCAGGCGCGCGAGGACCTGCTGAAACTGATCCCTTACAAGCGCATCGGCGACCCCGAGGACATCGCGCACGCCGTCGTCGGCCTCTCTTCCGACCTCATGGACTACGTGGTCGGCGCCACCCTCTACGTCGACGGCGGAATGACCCTGTTCCCCGGATTCGCCACCGGCGGCTGACCTCCCTCGCCCGTGCGCCGGTCACGGCACTAGCAGCGAAGGCACGCATGCACACCACGGTCCACCTGCTCGCCGACGCCCCCGCCCAGCTGCTCCCCGCCAGGGAGCTGATGGCCTTCACCCTCGCCTCCCACATCATCCTCGTGCCCATGGGCGTGGCCCTGCCGCTCATCACCCTGGTGATGCACTACCGCGGCCTGCGCCACGACGACCCCACCGCCCTGTTGCTGGCCCGGCGCTGGTCGGCCGTCATGGCGGTGCAGTTCGCCGTCGGCATCGTCACCGGCACCGTCCTCTCCTTCGAGTTCGGCCTGCTCTGGCCCGGCCTGATGGGCCGGTGGGGCGACGTGTTCGGCATCGGGTTCGGGGTCGAGGCGTGGGCGTTCTTCCTCGAAGCGGTGCTCATCGCCATCTACCTCTACGGCTGGCGCCGGCTCAAGCCCCGTACGCACTTCCTGCTCGGGCTTCCGCTCCCCGCCGTCGCGCTGATGGGGGCGTTCGGCATCCTGGCCGCCAACTCGTGGATGAACACGCCACAGGGCTTCTCCCTCGACCCCGAGGGCAACCCGGTCGACGTGAACATCTGGAAGGCCATTTTCACCCCGATGTTCGGGCCGCAGTACTGGCACTTCGTCGTGGGCATGCTGCTCACCGCCGGGTACGTGGTGGCGGGTGTCTACGCCGTCGGCTGGTTGCGCGGACGCCGGGACCACTACCACCGGCTCGGCTTCGCCGTCCCCTTCACCCTCGCGGCCATCGCCACTCCGGTCCAGTTCGTGCTGGGTGACTCCATCGCCCGGTCGGTGTTCCACAAGCAGCCGGTGAAGTTCGCCGCACTGGAGATCGTCTGGGACACCGGCACCCACGTGCCCGAGTACATGTTCGGCCGCCTCCAGCCGGACGGATCCGTCGTGGGCGGCATCAAGATCCCCCAGCTCGACTCCATCCTGGCCGGCTTCAGCCCGGACACCAAGGTGGTCGGACTCTCCTCCGTCCCCGCGAGCGACCGGCCCACGGCCCTCCAGGCGACCATCGCCCACTGGGCCTTCGACCTCATGGTCGTGATCGGATCCGTGCTGATCCTGCTCGCCCTCTGGTACGCGCTGGTCTGGTTCAGGCACCGCCGCCCGCCGGGCTCCCCGTGGTTCTACCGCGGCGCCGCCTGCGCGGGCGTCGCGTCGGTGGTGGCCGTGGAATGCGGCTGGGTCGCCACCGAGGTGGGGCGCCAGCCCTGGATCGTGTACCAGAACATGCGGGTCGCCGAGGCGGTGACCGCGACCCGCTCCACCAGTCTGTGGATCATGTTCGGCCTGGTGGTCGCGGTGTACGTGTTCGTCTTCGGCTCCTTCCTCGCCGTCCTCCTGAAAATGCGCACCCGATGGCGGCTCGCCGACGCGCGGCAGGCGGCCGACGGCCTGGCGGGGGCCCCGGAGACGGACACCCCGTACGGGCCCCGTCCCTCCGTCCCGGCGGGCGGCCCGCCCACCGCCGGCGGATCCGCCCCGACCGAGGACGGCCGGTCGTGACCGCCGGGCTCATCGCCCTCGTCCTGCTGCTCGCCGTGGCGGCGTACGCGTGCGCGGGCGGCACCGACTACGGGGCCGGATTCTGGGACCTGGTCGCCGGAGGGACCGAACGCGGCAAGCGGCCGCGGTGGCTGATCGACCACGCGATGGCCCCGGTCTGGGAGGTCAACAACGTCTGGCTGATCTTCGTCCTGATCATCATGTGGACGGGATTCCCGGTCTTCTTCCAGACCGTGTTCTCGGCGATGTGGCTCCCGCTCGCCCTGGCCGCCGTCGGCATGGTCCTGCGCGGCGCCTCCTTCGCCTTCCGCAAGGCCGCGCGGCGGCTCAGCCGGCGGCGGCTGCTCGGAGTCCTGTTCGCCCTGTCCTCGCTCGTCACGCCCTTCTTCCTCGGCGCGGCCGCCGGCGGGATCGCCTCCGGGCGGGCGGCGCCCGGCACGGAGGCCGAGGCGCACGTCTGGGTCAACCCCACCTCCCTCCTGTTCGGACTGCTGGCCGTCACCGCCACGGCCTTCCTCGGAGCGGTGTTCCTCGCCGGTGACGCGCGCCGCTTCGACGCGCCCGATCTGGTCGGCTACTTCCGGGCGCGGGCCCTGGCGGCACTCGCCGCGGTCGCCGTACTGGCCGTGATCACGCTGTTCGTCACCCGTACGGACGCCCCCTACGTCTGGCACGGCCTCACCCACGGCGTGGGGCTCGTCTTCACCCTCGTGGCCGGGGCGGCCACCTGCGCCACCGCGTGGCTGCTGACGCGCACGCCGGGCATCCCGGTCCGGGTCACGGCGGTGGCGGTCGTCGCGGGGGCCGTCCTCGCCTGGGGCCTGGCCCAACGCCCCTACCTCATCCCCACCTCGCTGACCGTCGCCGACGCGGCGGGCGCCCCCTCCACCCTGACGTGGCTGGTGTTCGTCACGCTGGTGGCCGTGCTGCTCGTCGGCCCGGCCGTCTTCCTCCTGTACTGGCTCGACACCCACGGAGAGCTGGAGGAACTCACCGACGCCGACCTGCGGCGCGGCGGTCCCGAGCCCGATGGGACGGCCGGTGGCGGCTGACGCCCGGCCCCGCGGACGGCGCCGGGCGCGGGGGTCCGGCCGCCCGTCAGACGAGGACGTTGACCGCGCGGGCGATGACGAGGCCCAGGATGGCCAGGGAGATGACGGACTGGACGGTCATGATGCTCTTGGCCCAGGGGGCGAGCGGCATGACGTCGGTGGGGCTGAACGCGGTCGAGTTGGTGAA
Protein-coding sequences here:
- a CDS encoding cytochrome d ubiquinol oxidase subunit II; the encoded protein is MTAGLIALVLLLAVAAYACAGGTDYGAGFWDLVAGGTERGKRPRWLIDHAMAPVWEVNNVWLIFVLIIMWTGFPVFFQTVFSAMWLPLALAAVGMVLRGASFAFRKAARRLSRRRLLGVLFALSSLVTPFFLGAAAGGIASGRAAPGTEAEAHVWVNPTSLLFGLLAVTATAFLGAVFLAGDARRFDAPDLVGYFRARALAALAAVAVLAVITLFVTRTDAPYVWHGLTHGVGLVFTLVAGAATCATAWLLTRTPGIPVRVTAVAVVAGAVLAWGLAQRPYLIPTSLTVADAAGAPSTLTWLVFVTLVAVLLVGPAVFLLYWLDTHGELEELTDADLRRGGPEPDGTAGGG
- a CDS encoding cytochrome ubiquinol oxidase subunit I — protein: MHTTVHLLADAPAQLLPARELMAFTLASHIILVPMGVALPLITLVMHYRGLRHDDPTALLLARRWSAVMAVQFAVGIVTGTVLSFEFGLLWPGLMGRWGDVFGIGFGVEAWAFFLEAVLIAIYLYGWRRLKPRTHFLLGLPLPAVALMGAFGILAANSWMNTPQGFSLDPEGNPVDVNIWKAIFTPMFGPQYWHFVVGMLLTAGYVVAGVYAVGWLRGRRDHYHRLGFAVPFTLAAIATPVQFVLGDSIARSVFHKQPVKFAALEIVWDTGTHVPEYMFGRLQPDGSVVGGIKIPQLDSILAGFSPDTKVVGLSSVPASDRPTALQATIAHWAFDLMVVIGSVLILLALWYALVWFRHRRPPGSPWFYRGAACAGVASVVAVECGWVATEVGRQPWIVYQNMRVAEAVTATRSTSLWIMFGLVVAVYVFVFGSFLAVLLKMRTRWRLADARQAADGLAGAPETDTPYGPRPSVPAGGPPTAGGSAPTEDGRS
- a CDS encoding SDR family oxidoreductase; amino-acid sequence: MDSTVGAPQGVIPPHLLKGQKALVTGANSGIGKATAIGLGKAGADVVVNYVADRDSAEEVVREITSYGVRAAAYEADVSQEDQVVAMVDRMVQEFGTIDIMVANAGLQRDAPFTEMTLAQWQKVLDVNLTGQFLCAREATKEFMRRGVVPEVSCAAGKIICMSSVHQIIPWAGHVNYASSKGGVQMMMETLAQELAPHRIRVNAVAPGAIKTPINRDAWETPQAREDLLKLIPYKRIGDPEDIAHAVVGLSSDLMDYVVGATLYVDGGMTLFPGFATGG
- a CDS encoding aldose 1-epimerase family protein, with the translated sequence MSAQTPGASGPTGEQWELRHGGQSAVVVELGGALRHYEADGRPLLDGFAADAPVTAGRGQLLVPWPNRVGGGRYRFDGTDLQLPLSEPEHHNAIHGLLRWTPWRLLDRSGDALRAGTTLHPQPGYPFQLEVTADYRLTDEGLEVLVRATNTGTARAPYGVGQHPYLTVGTGPVDAALLTVPARFRLRTDDAGLPVGEEPVEGTEYDFRTPRPIGSQHLDTAFTGLDRDGDGRAVVRLAHPSGRHGTDVWLGEGTRCVQVYTGDTLAEPERRRGVAVEAMSCPADAFRTGTDLTVLEPGARHVLRWGLSPWGSPG
- a CDS encoding cyclase family protein, with translation MSAQDFRALYERLRAAGRSGRDPDGRPGALRHLTPERVAAAAAEVRLGHTVSLAAPIGTRPGPDDPEPAEYRVTGPAPGEAGADGLHFALDRFAMNVHGDADSHLDALNHVIFDGELYGGVPAGDTAVVPAGDTAVVPAGDTAAQGARRLSLDAVRDGIVGRGVLLDVPRSRGVPWLEPGEHVTAGDLTAAEAAQGVRVGAGDLLLVRVGHRRRRAELGAWEAARARAGLHPDALSFLAEREVAVLGGDGNNDTAPSAVADVAFPVHVLAVQAMGMHLMDYLSFEALVTACERAGRWSFLCVVAPLRLPGATGSPVNPIAVL
- a CDS encoding GMC oxidoreductase; its protein translation is MGDTPHYDVIIIGTGAGGGTLAHRLAPSGKRVLLLERGGYLPRERDNWDSTAVFVKGKYRAPEFWFDKHGEAFPPEVNYYVGGNTKFYGAALFRLRPEDFGELRHHGGISPAWPLRYEDLEPYYTQAEHLYRVHGRHGEDPGEGPVSAQYAYPPVEHEPRIQQLSDDLERKGLHPFHLPIGVDLVQDADGRAVPSSVCIRCNRVDGFPCLVRGKSDAQVICVEPALEYSNVELLTHAHVVRLETDTTGRSVTAVVVRGADGSESRFSADIVVVSCGAVNSAALLLASANDRHPRGLANSSDVVGRHYMRHNNLALMAVSKEPNDTQFQKTLALHDWYLGADDWDHPLGGIQMLGKSDAEQIHGEAPRWAGAITPDMPFEVLAHHAVDFWLCGEDLPMPDNRVTLDREGAIHLALDEKNNTEGLERLRHKLQGMLGHLGMHERHLLPHSIYLHKGMPIGATAHQAGTVRFGTDPAASALDTDCKAHDLDNLYVVDTSFFPSIGAVNPSLTAIANALRVGDHLLARLN